A stretch of Salarias fasciatus chromosome 23, fSalaFa1.1, whole genome shotgun sequence DNA encodes these proteins:
- the akr1a1b gene encoding aldo-keto reductase family 1 member A1-B — MSVCGPHAQLLPLLKRAVAGRTSRCPASLRVKCPLLVRSMNDFAVLNTGRKMPLLGLGTWKSEPGKVKQAVVWALEAGYRHIDCAAIYGNEVEVGEALQETLGPNKLLRREDVFVTSKLWNTRHHPEDVEPALLKTLKDLKLEYLDLYLIHWPHAFQRGDAPFPRKEDGSLLYDDLDYKLTWAAMEKLVEKGLVRSIGLSNFNARQIDDVLSVASIKPTVLQVESHPYLAQVELLAHCRARGLVLTAYSPLGSPDRAWKHPDEPVLLQEPAIAALAHKYHKSPAQIILRWQTQRGVVTIPKSVTESRIKENIQVFDFTLEAEEMKSVTALNRGWRYIVPMIEVGGKNVPRDAGHPHYPFNDPY, encoded by the exons atgagtgtgtgcggGCCGCACGCGCAGCTCCTCCCGCTCCTGAAACGTGCTGTGGCCGGGCGGACGTCTCGGTGTCCCGCATCGCTCCGCGTCAAGTGTCCG ctgCTTGTGAGAAGCATGAATGACTTTGCCGTCCTCAACACGGGCCGTAAGATGCCCCTCCTGGGACTGGGAACGTGGAAGAGTGAGCCCGGGAAG GTGAAACAGGCGGTCGTCTGGGCGCTGGAGGCGGGCTATCGCCACATTGACTGCGCCGCCATCTACGGCAATGAGGTGGAGGTGGGCGAAGCCTTGCAGGAGACCCTCGGGCCCAACAAG ctgctgagacgAGAGGACGTGTTCGTCACGTCCAAGCTGTGGAACACCCGACACCACCCGGAGGACGTGGAGCCGGCCCTCCTCAAGACCCTGAAGGACCTGAAGCTGGAGTACCTGGACCTCTACCTCATCCACTGGCCCCACGCCTTCCA GCGAGGAGACGCTCCGTTCCCCAGGAAGGAGGACGGCTCGCTGCTGTACGACGACCTGGACTACAAGCTGACCTGGGCCGCCATGGAGAAGCTGGTGGAGAAGGGCCTGGTCCGCTCCATCGGACTGTCCAACTTCAACGCCCGGCAGATCGACGACGTCCTGTCGGTCGCCAGCATCAAGCCCACCGTGCTCCAG GTGGAGAGCCACCCGTACCTGGcccaggtggagctgctggcccACTGCCGGGCCCGGGGCCTGGTTCTGACGGCCTACAGCCCCCTGGGGTCTCCGGACCGGGCCTGGAAGCACCCGGACGAGCccgtcctgctgcaggagccCGCCATCGCCGCGCTGGCCCACAAATACCACAAGTCCCCCGCTCAGATCATCCTGAG gtggcAGACCCAGCGAGGAGTCGTCACCATCCCCAAGAGTGTGACCGAGTCTCGCATCAAAGAGAACATTCAG gtgtttgACTTCACCCTCGAagcagaggagatgaagagCGTCACAGCGCTGAACAGAGGCTGGCGCTACATCGTACCAATGATTGAA GTGGGAGGAAAGAATGTTCCCAGGGATGCAGGACATCCTCACTACCCCTTCAACGACCCCTACTGA
- the uhmk1 gene encoding serine/threonine-protein kinase Kist: MAHCGSSEPGAKASAPPRPDGAPQQPPSQGGVDQSMKPVLFEIFGEIWTVQSRLGQGVSASVYRVSSGRATTAAVKEFQADTQGGDYGYHKERTVLEDIQGHKNIVTLYGVFTNHNCMGVSTRCLLLELLDVSVSELLVRGSSGAQGGRPQQGHSMWLVQHCARDILEALAFLHKEGYVHADLKPRNILWSADDECFKLIDFGLSFKQGNQDVKYIQTDGYRAPEAELQNSLAQAGVEMEGDSGCTAAVDLWSLGIILLEMFSGIKLKDTVRSKEWKDNSAAIIDHIFASNSLVCPAIPVYHLRDLIKSMLLNNPKQRCTAEAALRSPFFSIPFAPHIEDLVLLPSPVLRLLNLIDDSHLHNEEEYEDILEDMKEECQKYGSVVSLLIPKENPGKGQVFVEYANSSDSKEAQRLLTGRTFDGKFVVATFYPLSAYKRGYLYQTVQ, translated from the exons ATGGCTCACTGCGGCTCCTCCGAGCCCGGAGCGAAGGCGTCGGCGCCGCCGCGGCCGGACGGCGCcccgcagcagccgccctcGCAGGGCGGCGTCGACCAGAGCATGAAGCCGGTGCTGTTCGAGATCTTCGGGGAGATCTGGACGGTGCAGTCGCGGCTCGGCCAGGGCGTGTCGGCCTCGGTGTACCGGGTCAGCTCGGGCAGAGCCACCACCGCGGCCGTGAAGGAGTTCCAGGCCGACACTCAGGGAGGGGATTACGGGTACCACAAGGAGAGGACCGTGCTGGAGGACATCCAGGGACACAAGAACATCG TGACCCTATACGGGGTCTTCACGAACCACAACTGCATGGGCGTCTCCACCcgctgcctcctgctggagctgctggatgtcAGCGTGTCGGAGCTGCTGGTGAGGGGCAGCAGCGGCGCCCAGGGGGGTCG GCCCCAGCAGGGACACTCCATGTGGCTCGTCCAGCACTGTGCCCGGGACATCCTGGAAGCGCTCGCCTTCCTCCACAAGGAGGGCTACGTTCACGCCGACCTCAAACCGCGCAACATCCTCTGGAGCGCCGACGACGAGTGCTTCAAGCTCATCGACTTCGGCCTCAGCTTCAAGCAGGGAAACCAG GATGTGAAGTACATCCAGACGGACGGGTATCGGGCTCCCGAGGCCGAGCTGCAGAACAGCCTGGCCCAGGCcggggtggagatggagggcgACTCGGGCTGCACGGCCGCCGTGGACCTGTGGAGCCTGGGCATCATCCTGCTGGAGATGTTCTCGGGAATCAAACTCAAGGACACCGTGCGCTCCAAGGAGTGGAAG GACAACAGCGCCGCCATCATAGACCACATCTTTGCCAGCAACAGCCTGGTGTGCCCCGCCATCCCCGTCTATCACCTCAGAGACCTTATCAAGAG CATGCTCCTCAACAACCCAAAGCAGCGCTGCACAGCCGAAGCGGCCCTCCGGAGCCCGTTCTTCAGCATCCCCTTCG cgcCCCACATTGAAGACCTGGTCCTGCTGCCTTCTCCCGTCCTTCGTCTGCTCAACCTCATCGACGACAGTCACCTGCACAATGAAGAGGAGTACGAAG ATATTCTGGAGGACATGAAGGAGGAGTGCCAGAAGTACGGCTCAGTAGTTTCTCTGCTCATACCCAAGGAGAACCCGGGGAAAGGACAG gtgtTTGTGGAGTACGCCAACTCCAGCGACTCCAAAGAGGCCCAGCGGCTGCTGACGGGACGCACGTTCGACGGGAAGTTCGTGGTGGCCACGTTTTACCCCCTGAGCGCCTACAAGCGAGGCTACCTGTACCAGACCGTGCAGTGA
- the LOC115382226 gene encoding calcium-activated potassium channel subunit beta-2-like isoform X1 has product MAESPISQLWVSVTLKNSVFSEILKMYSVAWRAELELVAGPVLDSSCLRASRPLTSPCSPLRWAVSSGAHRGLPLHRSSGSMFLWVGNKAPDEGGRKSIYQKICEHQALDKRRTVTALRPGEDRATLLGLSMVLFSAMMYFVLGVTVLRSHSDSVWTDENSCTVVNSTIVWDVNCSYSCGAECWRRSQYPCLQVYVRINSSDRVVRLLHNEEAHERNPECFYIPKCQKDYSATHAVVQNVSRRLRSQRRVQCFVDPGGRSSSALLAPFYGRAAVFYSLFWPTCVLVGGTAIVAMVKLTQYLSIRCERQTRTPRSRLIGTRPLTGTEEV; this is encoded by the exons atggcagagtcaccgatatctcagcttTGGGTCTCAGTTACTctgaaaaattcagttttcagtgaaatcttaaaaatgtaCTCGGTGGCTTGGCGGGCCGAACTGGAGCTTGTTGCAGGGCCGGTTTTGGACAGCAGCTGTCTCAGGGCGTCTCGGCCTCTGACCAGTCCCTGCTCGCCTCTCAGGTGGGCCGTCTCCTCAGGTGCTCACCGCGGACTCCCACTCCATCGCTCCTCTGGAAGCATGTTCCTGTGGGTCGGAAACAAAGCGCCGgatgaaggaggaaggaa ATCCATCTACCAGAAGATCTGTGAGCACCAGGCTCTCGACAAGAGGAGGACGGTGACGGCTCTGCGGCCAGGAGAGGACCGGGCCACGCTGCTGGGCCTGAGCATGGTGCTCTTCTCCGCCATGATGTACTTTGTGCTGGGGGTCACGGTGCTGCGCTCCCACTCCGACAG CGTGTGGACGGACGAGAACAGCTGCACCGTCGTGAACTCCACCATCGTGTGGGACGTGAACTGTTCGTACAGCTGTGGAGCGGAGTGCTGGCGGAGGTCCCAGTACCCCTGCCTCCAGGTCTACGTCAGGATCAACTCCTCCGATAGGGTGGTGCGACTGCTGCACAACGAGGAGGCGCACGAGAGGAATCCAGAG TGCTTCTACATTCCAAAGTGCCAGAAGGATTACTCGGCCACCCACGCCGTCGTTCAGAACGTTTCCCGCCGCCTCAGGTCTCAGCGTagggttcagtgttttgtggaCCCTGGAGGCAGGTCCAGCAGTGCCCTCCTGGCCCCGTTCTACGGCCGGGCGGCGGTCTTCTACTCCCTGTTCTGGCCCACCTGCGTCTTGGTCGGGGGGACGGCCATCGTCGCCATGGTGAAGCTGACGCAGTACCTGTCCATCAGGTGTGAGAGACAGACGAGGACGCCCCGCTCGCGGCTCATCGGGACCCGTCCTCTGACCGGGACAGAGGAGGTCTGA
- the LOC115382226 gene encoding calcium-activated potassium channel subunit beta-2-like isoform X2 yields MLQQRSFKKAGTPSRAGWAVSSGAHRGLPLHRSSGSMFLWVGNKAPDEGGRKSIYQKICEHQALDKRRTVTALRPGEDRATLLGLSMVLFSAMMYFVLGVTVLRSHSDSVWTDENSCTVVNSTIVWDVNCSYSCGAECWRRSQYPCLQVYVRINSSDRVVRLLHNEEAHERNPECFYIPKCQKDYSATHAVVQNVSRRLRSQRRVQCFVDPGGRSSSALLAPFYGRAAVFYSLFWPTCVLVGGTAIVAMVKLTQYLSIRCERQTRTPRSRLIGTRPLTGTEEV; encoded by the exons ATGTTACAACAGAGGAGCTTCAAAAAGGCCGGCACCCCCAGCAGAGCAGG GTGGGCCGTCTCCTCAGGTGCTCACCGCGGACTCCCACTCCATCGCTCCTCTGGAAGCATGTTCCTGTGGGTCGGAAACAAAGCGCCGgatgaaggaggaaggaa ATCCATCTACCAGAAGATCTGTGAGCACCAGGCTCTCGACAAGAGGAGGACGGTGACGGCTCTGCGGCCAGGAGAGGACCGGGCCACGCTGCTGGGCCTGAGCATGGTGCTCTTCTCCGCCATGATGTACTTTGTGCTGGGGGTCACGGTGCTGCGCTCCCACTCCGACAG CGTGTGGACGGACGAGAACAGCTGCACCGTCGTGAACTCCACCATCGTGTGGGACGTGAACTGTTCGTACAGCTGTGGAGCGGAGTGCTGGCGGAGGTCCCAGTACCCCTGCCTCCAGGTCTACGTCAGGATCAACTCCTCCGATAGGGTGGTGCGACTGCTGCACAACGAGGAGGCGCACGAGAGGAATCCAGAG TGCTTCTACATTCCAAAGTGCCAGAAGGATTACTCGGCCACCCACGCCGTCGTTCAGAACGTTTCCCGCCGCCTCAGGTCTCAGCGTagggttcagtgttttgtggaCCCTGGAGGCAGGTCCAGCAGTGCCCTCCTGGCCCCGTTCTACGGCCGGGCGGCGGTCTTCTACTCCCTGTTCTGGCCCACCTGCGTCTTGGTCGGGGGGACGGCCATCGTCGCCATGGTGAAGCTGACGCAGTACCTGTCCATCAGGTGTGAGAGACAGACGAGGACGCCCCGCTCGCGGCTCATCGGGACCCGTCCTCTGACCGGGACAGAGGAGGTCTGA